A region of Blastocatellia bacterium DNA encodes the following proteins:
- a CDS encoding ABC transporter permease, whose protein sequence is MNGLWRDMWYGLRMMRRSPGFTAVAVLTLALGIGANTAIFSVVNAVLLRPLPYKDPARLLLVQESLPKLGWNYGGIAAAETLDYMAGNESFSEMAAYTTLNFNLTGQGEARRVQAARVSPSLFPLLGVSPMLGRAFAPDEDKPGTNIILLGGALWRRAFGGDAKVIGQVVKLDEKPYTIIGVMPERVQFPYIDATFAEPVELWLPLALSDEERASRANNLQYGLIGRLQPGVTQAQAQANMEAVAARFQQQHPDIYEGDVEIVAGVVGLEQQTVKAVRPFLLMLLVATGLVLLIACANVANLLLARAAARRKEIAIRSALGAGTMRIVRQLLAESLSLAACGGALGLLLAVWAVDLILKFGPDDVPRLAEAGPDWRVFGFTVLVTLATGVLFGLAPALQSARLDLTAAIKDAGRGSSAGEGARLRSLLVMAETAVALVLLVGAALLINSFVRLLGVPPGFNPDGVVVARTELPPSRYPEPERGKTVYKEVMERLAALPGVQAVGVASTLPLSDDWQIGFRPEGSSENAVYTTHGSWVSNDYFRAMGIALLKGRTFSDDDRADATPVIVVNEAMARRFWPDQEVIGKRIRWGGWNRNGWLTIVGVVGDVKVSGLEAEDQPSVYMPTFQIPRLRRNAVFIVRTAGDPASLLAAVRQKINEVDADLPVYDLRTMNQIIAGSVAQRRFSMLLLVVFAVVALLLAAVGLYGVAAYAVTQRTQEIGIRMALGAQPRDIAKLVIGQSLILTLVGVIGGLAASFALTRFMSSLLFGISATDPLTFTLIPLLLATVSLVACYLPARRATKVDPMVALRYE, encoded by the coding sequence ATGAATGGGCTGTGGCGCGATATGTGGTATGGCTTACGGATGATGCGCAGGAGCCCCGGCTTCACGGCTGTAGCCGTGCTGACGCTGGCGCTGGGGATCGGCGCCAACACCGCGATTTTCTCGGTCGTCAACGCCGTGCTGCTCAGACCGCTGCCTTACAAAGACCCGGCGCGACTCTTGCTCGTGCAGGAATCGCTGCCGAAACTCGGCTGGAATTACGGCGGCATCGCGGCGGCGGAAACCCTCGACTATATGGCCGGCAACGAGAGCTTCTCGGAGATGGCCGCCTACACGACGCTTAATTTCAACCTCACGGGGCAGGGAGAGGCGCGGCGCGTCCAGGCGGCGCGCGTCTCGCCCAGCCTCTTCCCTCTGCTCGGCGTCTCGCCTATGCTGGGCCGCGCCTTCGCGCCCGACGAAGACAAGCCGGGCACAAATATCATCCTCCTCGGTGGCGCGTTGTGGCGTCGGGCCTTCGGCGGCGACGCGAAGGTCATCGGGCAAGTGGTCAAGCTCGACGAGAAGCCCTACACGATCATCGGCGTGATGCCTGAGCGCGTGCAGTTCCCTTACATTGACGCGACGTTTGCCGAGCCGGTCGAGCTGTGGCTGCCGCTGGCGCTCAGCGACGAAGAGCGCGCCTCGCGGGCTAACAACCTTCAGTACGGGCTGATCGGGCGATTACAGCCCGGCGTCACCCAGGCCCAGGCCCAGGCCAACATGGAAGCGGTCGCCGCGCGCTTCCAGCAGCAACACCCGGACATCTATGAGGGCGACGTTGAGATCGTCGCCGGCGTCGTCGGCCTGGAACAACAGACGGTCAAGGCCGTGCGCCCATTCCTGTTGATGCTGTTGGTCGCGACGGGGCTGGTGTTGCTGATCGCCTGCGCGAATGTCGCCAACCTGTTGCTGGCGCGCGCGGCGGCGCGGCGCAAAGAGATCGCTATCCGCTCGGCGCTCGGCGCGGGCACGATGCGCATCGTGCGCCAACTGCTCGCCGAGAGTCTGTCGCTGGCGGCGTGCGGCGGCGCGCTCGGCCTGCTGCTGGCGGTGTGGGCGGTTGACCTGATCTTGAAGTTCGGCCCCGACGACGTGCCGCGCCTCGCCGAAGCCGGGCCGGACTGGCGCGTGTTCGGATTCACGGTGCTGGTGACGCTCGCGACCGGCGTGCTCTTCGGCCTCGCGCCGGCGTTGCAGAGTGCGCGGCTCGACCTCACCGCGGCGATCAAGGACGCCGGGCGCGGGTCGAGCGCCGGCGAAGGCGCGCGGCTGCGTAGCCTGCTGGTGATGGCCGAGACCGCCGTCGCGCTTGTTCTGCTGGTCGGCGCGGCGCTGCTCATTAACAGCTTCGTGCGCCTGCTCGGCGTGCCGCCGGGGTTCAATCCCGATGGCGTCGTGGTGGCGCGCACCGAATTGCCGCCGTCGCGCTATCCCGAGCCTGAGCGCGGCAAGACGGTTTACAAAGAGGTGATGGAACGGCTCGCGGCGCTGCCCGGCGTGCAGGCGGTCGGCGTCGCTTCGACCTTGCCGCTCAGCGACGACTGGCAGATCGGCTTTCGCCCCGAAGGCAGCAGCGAAAACGCCGTCTACACGACGCACGGCTCGTGGGTCAGCAATGATTACTTTCGCGCGATGGGTATCGCCCTGCTGAAAGGCCGCACCTTCAGCGACGACGACCGCGCCGACGCCACGCCGGTCATTGTCGTCAACGAAGCGATGGCGCGCCGTTTCTGGCCCGATCAAGAAGTGATCGGCAAGCGCATACGCTGGGGCGGCTGGAACCGCAACGGCTGGCTCACCATCGTCGGCGTCGTCGGCGACGTTAAAGTCTCAGGGCTTGAGGCCGAAGACCAGCCGTCCGTCTACATGCCGACTTTTCAAATCCCGCGCCTGCGCCGCAACGCGGTCTTCATCGTCCGCACGGCGGGCGACCCGGCGAGTTTGCTAGCGGCGGTGCGCCAGAAGATCAACGAGGTAGACGCCGACCTGCCGGTTTATGACTTGCGCACGATGAATCAGATCATCGCTGGCTCAGTGGCGCAGCGCCGCTTTTCCATGTTGCTGCTGGTCGTGTTTGCGGTCGTCGCCTTACTGCTCGCGGCGGTCGGGCTGTATGGCGTGGCGGCGTACGCCGTGACGCAACGCACGCAGGAGATCGGCATCCGCATGGCACTGGGGGCGCAGCCGCGCGACATCGCGAAACTGGTCATCGGCCAGAGCCTGATTCTCACACTGGTCGGCGTAATCGGCGGCCTGGCGGCCTCTTTCGCGCTGACTCGTTTTATGTCGAGCCTGCTATTCGGAATAAGCGCAACAGACCCGCTAACCTTTACCTTAATCCCTCTATTGCTGGCGACGGTGTCGCTGGTGGCCTGCTACCTGCCGGCGCGGCGCGCCACGAAGGTTGATCCAATGGTCGCGCTACGCTACGAATAG
- a CDS encoding ABC transporter permease, whose translation MEILWHDLRFAIRTMLKKPGFTFVLVLALALGIGANTAIFSVVNAVLLRPLPYKQADRLVWIWGTNPLNDIEHETASAPDYNDWKTQGQSFEEMGGFANTRLTLTGSGEPERYDGAYVTDGFFEVLGVLPAIGRTFTPDEDKPNSSRVVVLSHGLWQRRFGGDPGIVGQAITINGNPVTVVGVMPADFKHPRPETNRKAEMWMPLQVDYAKAGRRADYLGVIARLKPGVAIEQARAEMTTIAAQLEQQYAATNSGWGTIVVPLHERFVGDVRPVLVVLLGAVGFLLLIACANVANLLLARAAARQKEMAIRTALGARRGRIVRQLLTESVLLAVVGGGLGLLLALWGIEALVALAPGDIPRLNEVSLDARVLLFTFGVSLVTGVLFGLFPALQAANPNLNETLKEGGRGTTEGGRGGRARRILVVAEIALALVPLIGAGLMVKSFVRLQEVDPGFNPERILAVEVYLPGTTYKEGQQATAFYQQLLTRVQNLPGVEAAGAIDTLPLSGGGNVIAFYVEGHVPGLTDKTPDAEYRIVTPEYFQTMGIPLLRGRYLSEQDGPKTPQSFVINDTLARRYFADEDPIGKRMNLGSPQQPAWFTVVGIVQDTRHEGLGAEPYPQMYAVNTQVPRRSMVLVARTSGDPARMIPSIRSTVAEMDSTLALNNARTMTQVVSESIARPRFNMMLMSLFAVVALLLAGVGIYGVMAYSVSQRTHEIGVRMALGASSADVLRMVVRQGMGLTLLGVGIGLAGAFIITRLIASLLSGLLFQVGAHDPLTFAGIALLLALVALAACLIPARRATKVDPMVALRYE comes from the coding sequence ATGGAGATACTCTGGCACGATCTGCGGTTCGCCATTCGGACGATGCTCAAGAAGCCCGGATTCACATTCGTGCTGGTGCTGGCGCTGGCCTTAGGCATCGGCGCCAACACCGCCATCTTCTCGGTCGTCAACGCCGTGCTGCTTCGTCCGCTGCCCTATAAGCAAGCCGACCGCCTGGTCTGGATCTGGGGCACGAACCCGCTCAACGACATTGAGCATGAAACCGCCTCGGCTCCCGACTACAACGATTGGAAGACGCAGGGCCAGAGCTTCGAGGAGATGGGCGGGTTCGCCAACACGCGATTGACGCTGACCGGCAGTGGCGAGCCCGAACGCTATGACGGGGCCTATGTCACCGACGGCTTTTTTGAAGTGCTCGGCGTGCTGCCGGCCATCGGGCGCACCTTCACGCCCGACGAAGACAAGCCGAACAGCAGCCGCGTCGTCGTGCTCAGCCACGGGCTGTGGCAGCGACGCTTTGGCGGCGATCCGGGTATCGTCGGCCAGGCGATTACCATCAACGGCAACCCGGTTACGGTCGTCGGCGTCATGCCGGCGGACTTCAAGCACCCGCGCCCCGAAACCAACCGCAAGGCAGAGATGTGGATGCCCTTGCAGGTTGATTACGCCAAGGCCGGGCGGCGTGCCGATTACCTGGGCGTCATCGCGCGCCTGAAGCCCGGCGTTGCCATCGAGCAAGCGCGCGCCGAGATGACGACCATCGCCGCGCAGCTCGAACAACAGTACGCGGCGACCAACAGCGGCTGGGGGACGATTGTCGTGCCGCTGCACGAGCGCTTCGTTGGGGACGTGCGGCCCGTGCTGGTCGTCTTGTTGGGCGCTGTCGGCTTCCTGTTACTGATCGCCTGCGCCAACGTCGCCAACCTCTTGCTCGCGAGGGCGGCGGCGCGGCAGAAGGAGATGGCCATTCGCACGGCGCTCGGCGCGCGGCGCGGGCGCATCGTCCGGCAGTTGCTGACCGAAAGCGTCTTGCTTGCAGTCGTCGGCGGCGGGCTCGGCTTGCTGCTCGCCTTATGGGGAATTGAAGCGCTGGTGGCGCTCGCCCCTGGCGACATTCCGCGCCTGAACGAAGTGAGCCTCGACGCCCGTGTGCTGCTCTTCACCTTCGGCGTGTCGCTGGTCACCGGCGTGTTGTTCGGTCTGTTCCCGGCGCTGCAAGCGGCGAATCCGAATCTCAACGAAACGCTCAAGGAAGGCGGGCGCGGAACGACTGAAGGCGGTCGCGGTGGTCGCGCTCGTCGCATACTGGTCGTCGCCGAAATAGCGCTGGCGCTGGTGCCGCTGATCGGCGCCGGCTTGATGGTGAAAAGCTTCGTCCGCTTGCAGGAGGTTGATCCGGGCTTCAACCCGGAGCGCATCCTGGCGGTCGAGGTCTATCTGCCGGGCACGACCTATAAAGAAGGCCAGCAGGCAACGGCTTTCTATCAACAGTTGTTGACCCGCGTGCAGAACCTGCCGGGCGTCGAGGCCGCCGGCGCAATCGACACGCTGCCATTGAGCGGCGGCGGCAACGTGATCGCTTTTTATGTCGAAGGACACGTGCCGGGGCTGACCGACAAAACGCCCGATGCCGAGTATCGCATTGTCACGCCGGAGTATTTTCAAACGATGGGCATCCCGCTGCTGCGCGGCAGATACCTGTCAGAGCAGGACGGCCCCAAGACACCGCAATCTTTTGTGATTAACGACACACTCGCCCGCCGCTACTTTGCGGACGAAGACCCCATCGGCAAGCGCATGAATCTGGGCTCGCCGCAGCAGCCGGCGTGGTTCACGGTCGTCGGCATTGTGCAGGACACGCGGCACGAAGGACTGGGCGCCGAGCCTTACCCGCAGATGTACGCCGTAAACACGCAAGTGCCGCGGCGCTCGATGGTGCTGGTGGCGCGAACGTCGGGCGACCCGGCCAGGATGATCCCCTCCATCCGCAGCACGGTCGCAGAGATGGACAGCACGCTGGCGCTCAACAACGCGCGGACAATGACGCAAGTCGTCTCGGAATCCATCGCGCGACCGCGTTTCAACATGATGCTGATGAGTCTGTTTGCCGTGGTCGCGCTGCTGTTGGCAGGCGTCGGCATCTACGGCGTGATGGCTTATTCGGTTTCGCAGCGGACGCACGAGATCGGCGTCAGAATGGCTCTGGGAGCCAGTTCCGCGGACGTCTTGCGAATGGTCGTGCGCCAGGGCATGGGGCTGACGCTCTTAGGCGTCGGCATCGGGCTGGCGGGCGCGTTCATCATTACGCGGCTGATCGCCAGCCTGCTATCGGGCCTGCTGTTCCAGGTTGGCGCCCACGACCCGCTGACCTTCGCCGGAATCGCCCTGTTGCTGGCGCTGGTGGCGCTGGCGGCATGTCTGATCCCCGCGCGCCGCGCCACGAAAGTTGATCCGATGGTGGCGCTGCGCTACGAATAG
- a CDS encoding aminotransferase class V-fold PLP-dependent enzyme codes for MMLTRRRFMRAAGAATAMTAMASFSEGGISRILAATRGVTDSPEAIAKDETFWREIQQAFTVDRSLINLNNGGVSPSPRVVQEALVRHLAYSNEAPVHTMWRVLEPQIETVRQRLARQFGCDPEELAITRNASESLEICIFGLDLKAGDEVLTTNQDYPRMLNAWRQRERREGIKVNTISFPVPPPSMDDLYNRFERAITPRTRVIHCCHITNLTGQIFPVKRICQLGRERGIEVIVDGAHAFAHFPFKHADLDCDYYGTSLHKWLLAPIGTGMLYVRKSKLKKLWPLMAAEPKQDDDIRKFEEIGTHPAANHNAIAEALTFYEGIGAERKAARLRYLKERWARRLEQNKGVHVLTPYDPQQSCGLALFNVEGMDMVKLGAHLWEKHHIIVTPIVHDEFRGIRVTPNVYTTLDEVDLFCDAVEHAIRTGLSA; via the coding sequence ATGATGCTAACACGACGACGATTCATGCGAGCCGCGGGCGCGGCGACGGCAATGACCGCGATGGCTTCGTTCAGCGAAGGCGGCATCAGCCGCATTCTGGCGGCAACCCGCGGCGTCACGGATTCGCCCGAAGCCATCGCCAAGGACGAAACCTTCTGGCGCGAGATTCAGCAAGCCTTCACCGTTGACCGCTCGCTCATCAACCTGAACAACGGCGGCGTCTCGCCGTCGCCGCGCGTCGTACAGGAAGCGCTCGTCCGCCACCTGGCGTACTCGAACGAAGCGCCGGTGCATACGATGTGGCGCGTACTTGAGCCGCAGATCGAAACCGTGCGCCAGCGTCTGGCGCGGCAATTCGGCTGCGACCCGGAAGAGCTGGCCATCACGCGCAACGCCAGCGAGTCGCTGGAAATCTGCATCTTCGGCCTCGACTTGAAGGCGGGCGACGAAGTGCTGACGACGAATCAGGATTATCCCCGCATGCTCAACGCCTGGCGGCAGCGCGAGCGGCGCGAAGGCATCAAGGTCAACACCATCTCGTTTCCGGTGCCGCCGCCTTCGATGGACGACCTCTACAACCGTTTCGAGCGCGCCATCACGCCGCGCACGCGGGTCATTCACTGCTGCCACATCACCAACCTGACGGGGCAGATTTTTCCGGTCAAGCGCATCTGCCAGCTGGGACGTGAGCGCGGCATCGAAGTTATCGTCGACGGCGCGCACGCCTTTGCGCATTTCCCCTTCAAGCACGCCGACCTCGACTGCGATTACTACGGCACCAGCCTGCACAAGTGGCTGCTGGCGCCCATCGGCACAGGCATGCTGTACGTCCGAAAATCGAAGCTCAAGAAGCTCTGGCCGCTGATGGCCGCCGAGCCGAAGCAGGACGACGACATCCGCAAGTTTGAAGAGATCGGCACCCACCCGGCGGCCAATCATAATGCCATCGCCGAGGCGCTGACCTTTTACGAAGGCATCGGCGCCGAGCGCAAGGCGGCGCGCTTGCGCTACCTGAAAGAGCGCTGGGCGCGGCGGCTGGAGCAGAACAAAGGCGTGCATGTGCTGACGCCTTACGACCCGCAGCAGTCGTGCGGCCTGGCGCTGTTCAATGTCGAGGGCATGGACATGGTGAAGCTCGGCGCGCACCTCTGGGAGAAGCACCACATCATCGTCACGCCGATTGTCCACGACGAGTTCCGCGGCATCCGAGTGACGCCGAACGTCTACACGACGCTCGACGAGGTTGATCTATTCTGCGACGCCGTCGAACACGCCATCCGCACGGGGCTGTCGGCCTGA